In Chelonoidis abingdonii isolate Lonesome George chromosome 9, CheloAbing_2.0, whole genome shotgun sequence, the genomic window TGGCTGTctggactgtaagctcttggggACACAGATTCTCCAACAgtgtgtttatatagcacctatCACAGTGGGGATTTCTAGGCATGACTATCATACAAATACTAACTAGTAATAATAAAGAGAGGTGTAAGTTACACCTCCCTACCCCAGCATGGCTCCTGGTGTCCCAGGGAGAGGTCACCTGGAAGAAAGGCAGGCTGAATGGCAGGTGGTGTTCTGGGCCAAACAAGGCCTTTGATATAGTTTCCTTGACAAACACTGGAGCTATAACATTCATTTGGCCACAAAGCTCTCGCTTGGGAAGCTGGTAACCTCCATCTGAAAACAAATATAGTATTTGAAAAGCTCTTTCAACACAGCCAAAGACAAGCTTCAAAATGATGCAGCCCAGATCTTCACAGAGAAGCAGAGAGCCCTGAGGTAGGCATAATAATGTTACAACACCAAAATAGGGTGCATCAGAGGAGAGAAATCTGCAAAGCTTTCAACAAAATCCAAACAGAAACCCCTCAGACGGGGCCCCCGACACACTGCTGCACTAACATTGGGCTAAGCACAGGGAGAACAGTACATGAAATTAAAGTACAGCCTTCACAAAAGCCCTGCTCAGGACCTAACTTCCAGCTCCATTTTGAtttctctgcaaaaaaaaaaagctttgttctCATTTCTTCATTACTTTCTGGCTCCTCTTTGTGAGCTGGCAACGAGCCTAGAGAGGCTTCTCTTCTGCATTTTGCTAATGGGTTGAAGACTCCATTTTTACTGGAGAACCTATTTCTTTATGAGAGGCTTGCTTTTACCTCAGGGCTACTCTCCAAAGATTTGTGGTGCAGCTGTGAGGTTTATCACTAGCTATGTTTATTAAATAGCTTTACAAAGCACAATTTTTTTGGACCACACTTTCTAGCTTCCAGAGTGGATGCTTCATTCCTGAGCTAATGCAACAGTTTCACTTCTTCTGGATAGGCTTTGAGGTCTTTCAGCCCCGACATCACTGCAATTACTGTCCTGGAGCCTTCAGATTCTGCTGTTATTTTTACAGATATGGGATCTGGCCATTTGGTTTTTTCAAGAAATTGGGCATCCCTGGACCAAAGCCACTGCCTTTCTTTGGAACTGTCTTGGAGTATCGTAAAGTGAGTGTTTGAAGGCTTCTCTTGGCTCCAGAAATATGTGTCCATCAttgtaggggactacggaagactgtgtcacggcctagctagggtgtctccgctttctcggcggccttgcgaaaagcccctgcttgctaagtggccggtcattgtaggacacagcatgccagttataacttgcttttaactggttgaaaccagtttgtatggccttaggccaaagggcagacatagcctgtgggaagtccctttttgcatatgtatgagttgcttttgtattgtgtatatatagctgtatgcttctggtccgcctttggactccgacccaggccgagctgagcttcggttctgggttccccgcctaagtgacagcaacgcccagggtcccctttgcggatgtgtcactttaccttcattaaagccaaataattcactgtgtgtgtgggcctcgtccttgcagagcactcaggcacgtaacattcATACAATAGCCAGATCTGTATACTGCATTGATGAGTTCTCCCGTGTGCTAAGCTCTGCTCTAATGCACAGGTTGTATAGGATCCAATGCAGGATAACATTTCTGTAATGCAGATTGTAATCTGAAGAGCATGATGAGCCCTGGGGTGATTGTCCAACACATGTGAACACATATAGGTGGCTGGTTTGCAGTCACTATTTACTGAGTTCCTAGCAAACAGTTTACTTACAGACTCCTTAACCTCAAGCATGATACGCTCCTAGAATAACTAGATCCAGCTATGTTCTTACAGGATTCTATCCCTCATAAAGATGTTAGGAGTCACACAAGTCTCAGGAGCTGCACACAGGAGTGCTTGGCCTGGCTGCTAGCTCTAGACTTTTAAGTCCCACtacagccccattcccagcctcttcCCTGGCAACCCTGCTTCTTTtctaatttcattttgaaaatctctctctgcaGGGTTTCTTGGTGTTTGACTCTACGTGCTATGAGAAATATGGGAAAATCTGGGGGTGAGTATGTTTAACAACCAATACTGTTTGGTAGTCTCCTCACATTATCCTATAGTCAGAATCCAAATCAGAgggtgaaaaaaaatccatcgAAAGAGGAGAGCTCAAAGGCCCGAATTTTGTAACTGGACCCTGTTCTCCATGTGGAACCCCAAAAAGGTTGATGAGGCAGCACCCAGATGCAAGCATCCattcacacagagctgactgcagGATCCGGGCCACAGACATGCTATGCACATGTTAATCTGAACTCTCACATGAAAGCAGTTCCCTATCAGATGCAGACTGCCagctcctgctctcactgaagttaatggcaaaaccaCCATTGACATAAAAGGAAATTTGTAACTTAGAAGTCCAGTTCTCCTGGATTGCAAACTGTAAAGGAAGGTATATGTATTCCAGATACTACACAGCTATGCTGTTATTGTATATAGATTCCAGTTCTACCAACTCTGTTTTCATCTCTAACCCTGACATGCTGAAGCATGACACATTTACATTACCACTGGTCTTACTCGACACTGGATACTCCCTATACCATTTGCCACTGCGGTTATTACTTGGGCTACATGCTCTGGTATCTTCTGCAATCTATCCAGCTGTCCCTTATAACATTTTCTCGTCCTTTCAAAAACCCATATAAATTCATATTTAACTTATGTCCATTATAGgataataaatctttaaaaatctggtcttaAAACCATGATTTAAAACAAGAATTCAAGCCAATCTACAGGTGTATTTCAGCGCAACCAGCTGAAAAGATTCAAGTACGTGAATCAAAAGAGTGGAATAAATTTACTGCTAACATCATGACAGACAGTAAGAGTCTGGAAATCTATAGTCCAAAGAGTGAAAGTGAAGGTACCTACTATCTTTAGGATTCAGTAGCTTTGTGTTCAGTACCTTTCATCTCTCATTGATTTTAGAAGGTGTTTGACCTTTTACAGGATTGGACCCTCTctttaaaatttgtaaaaaaaaaagtgaagcaaTCCTTTTATTTTTGCATTGTGTGATAACTTACTGTGACATCTTGCTGAGCATTATTTGCTCCTGATAAAGCTTTTGTTATTATTCAAGTTATGCATGACATCGCATGAGGGGCTTGTGTCACAGAAAATTTTGTACTATTGATCATTTGTTTTTGGAAAAGATTTTCCAGTACaaatctcaaaaagaaaaaatcctattCTAGctccagagagagggaagggattgTTTTGAGGAAAGATTGAATGGAATAAATGTTTTACTTGGGAAAATGAGGAACTATAGAGAGCTGTCTATGTGAATTTGAAGGGCATAAGCaccaaagagggagaggagtttaGGGCAGCAAACTGAAGTACAACTAGGaggaatgggatgaaattaaatgAGCATCATCCATTTAAAAATGACACCTTGGCCTGAAATCTTTTACTTACTAGAGATACCAGTAGCACCCACATGACTATAAATGAAAGAAAGTTGAGAAAAAACAGTATTTCTCTCTATAGCTTCAGTTTGTTAACTATGTGCATTTGACAGAACTTTGTACATAGTCATTTTCACCATTTCCCCGGATACTCAGTTCCTCCTATTCTTTGCGTGGGTCTTTAATACAACtacaagaaacagaaaactaatttaaaatacaaCTGTAATACTGTAAGCATTACAGGGGGAACTGGGAATGGGTATGTACTGCACCTAAAACTCCATTTAACTTGCTTTTTTTGAAGTGACTAAAATATGATGGTGGGTccctttcagaaaagaaacatgtAGGCTGTATATTGCGGATATttatgtatgtgtgagagagatttttcAGACAGGCATAGTCTCTCAAAGAAAACATTCCTGCAGTGACTGGAAATGGCAGGAATATATGGTGGCCTGAAAGGCCttctccatctctaatttctatgattctgtatttcTAGTCAGTGCACTTTGCTATAGAAGCTAATAAAGACTAGGACTTGTAGCTATCAGAGAAACATCAGGGAGCAAGGAGCTTTGGTTTAACTCCTGACTTTCACTTATAGTAGTTAATCAtgaatttttattgcttttcccCCATAGGTTTTATGATGGCAGGCAACCTGTGCTGGCTGTCACAGATCCTACAATAATTAAAACTGTGCTGGTGAAAGAGTGCTTCACTACCTTTACCAACCGGCGGGTAGGCTTGTAATCATTAATATTAATCAGAAAGATGCAATAAAGCCGTAAGAGCATCAAATACTGTAGTTGAACACCGTAGGGATACACAAGATTTCTTATGGAGATGCAGAACGAATGCACACCTGGGATTAATCTAAGTGGCCACTGCATATTCCTAAAGGAGCAAGGGAGCAGGGGGACCTCACCTGGAACTGGATACCCTGGCTCTCAAAGAAAACTGGTTGACtgcattttaaaagctgcttagcttgttgatttttatttattaaaaaaaaaagtatttaggaCAAAGtcagctctcagttacaccagtataaatgagagctgaatttgattgtgtgtgtgtgtgtgtgtatgtgtgcacaagTGCATGTGCACCACTCGGAGTTAGTGTGTATACAGTTGTACAGGTCTTCCCCCTTGCATGTGGAGTTGGTGTCTTCTTGTGGGTATATCTGCCTAAGTGTAACCAGTTTGggtaagtgtgtgtatgtggggaggaaAAAGGATTGCTTTGTGCACTCTTATCTTTATTAGAGAAACCCTGTAGCTTCTTGACAGTTATAAACTTTCCTTTGTCACCCTAGAATATAGGTCTAGTGGGAGAGCTGGAGTTGGCTGTCTCCATAGCTGAGGATGAGAAGTGGAAGAGAATTCGCACTGTGCTCTCCCCAACCTTCACCAGTGGGAAGCTAAAGGAGGTAAAATCCAGAGGATCAGTCACAAACTAACCCTTGGGTCAGTGCCCAGATGGCGTTCAGGCTGAGATAGTTATAATGGTCTGGTCTCTTCAGTCTGATTCAAATTATTAAACTGGACTATTTCATTTGGGCCtcctaatggaaaaaaaaagaaaaaaggaaaaaggattaAAACAGAAAGCCCCCAACAGTAGAAACAGATCAAGTCTAAGTATTAATGAACCTCCCCTCTGCTTTTCACAAGCTACGCTTAATGAAGAAGTAAAATTTGATATGTTTAAGTCATGTCCTGTAATGTGTCTTTCAGATGTTTCCCATTATCAAGCATTACGGGGAGGTTTTGGTGAGAAATGTTCAGAAGAAAGCAGAAAAGGATGAGCCCGTGGACGTTAAGGAGTGAGTAACTCTGCCAGGAATAGGAACAGCAAATCTTGTTAGCAACTCTTTGGTTCATTCATTACTGGCAATGCAGATTGTTCTTGGATAAATCAGACTTCTGAAGTGATGAACAGGGCTAAGATgaaatttaaaagggaaaatttaGGCTAAATCTCAAGAAAAACTCCCTGGGGTGAAACCTGTGGAATAGTTTCTCAAGTGAACTGGTGGAAGCCCCAAAGTTTGGCACATTTTAAACTAGAGTGGAAAAAACCCTAGAATATGTAGTGTAGGGAACAACCCTGCACTGGGAAGGAGATTGAGAGGATGGGTTAACAGACTTTTACTATCTCTAAGTCTATGATTTAATACATGAAGACCAAAGCTGAGACTTGGTCAGACAAAACTTTTTTGTAAAGGTGTGCTTCCATGAAGGGTCTTAGATGGTGAatcctttgggggcagagactgtgtcttTTTGCCTGTGTTGACCCAGCATGTTTGggcactactggaatacaaataataaataaataaataaataatatattattatttgatttttatttaatttttgacaGCTTGTTTATTCTACCACTGGAGCACACAGATTTAATATCAGCTGTCAGCAGACCTAGGGCTCATAGCCTCTTAAAAGGCCACAGCCACCTGACAAGATATTCACAGGTCCTTGAATAGTCTGATTCCACCAGAGGACACAGACATAGGCCAATACATTATGATGTGTAATATCCAGAGCAAGGCTACCAGCTTCTACATTCTGAGAGCTCTACGTAAAACGTCATGAAAACCTATCCCTTTCCCTATAGATGTTCTACTTGTGTTGAGTACCTTGCCCCACCCTTTTCAACAGCATAAAGAAAAGTCTCAGGagagttttcttttctttaaggaGATGCAATATaggaagggagggaaaagttGTAATTACCTATTTCAAACATTAACTCCCCTATCTGTGTTCTATTTTTTTCTCAGCATCTTTGGAGCCTATAGCATGGATGTTGTCACTAGCACTTCCTTCGGTGTGAACATTGACTCCATGAACAACCCCAAAGATCCTTTCGTCAAGGAAATCAAGAAGCTAGTGAAATTTAACTTTTTTGACCCACTCTTCATTTTGATATGTAAGTTGGCTCTTGCTCACGAAAAATTCCATTTAAGTGTTTCGTTTTGAACCGTGACTTCAGCATCAGAATCAGACAAGCGGTCTATTGGTTACACAATACAAGTGGCTATACCTTAGCCTATAAGCCAATGAGTAGGCAACTTTACTGCTAAGGATAAAAGTCTCAAGGGTCATCTTagacaaattctgctctaatttataccCATACAATCCCACTGATGAGAATCATCTGGAGTTACGCAAGTGCTAGTGAGCTCAGAATTTTGTCTATGGATTATGGAAAGGAGCACAATGCTGTGGGGATGATTTGGAGATGTTTGCTGGGACATGAGAGGTTAGTGAATCTCAGAACATTGAGGTCAGTCTGAAATGACTGGAAGAATTTCAAAGAATTTTCATTCTGGTCAATATCACTGCAGGATTGCTAGTGCAAACTGGAGGAATGTCCTGCCCTCAGAATATGACTCACCAGTCTCAATGACAGTGGCACCAGTCAGACGTGGTGTGAAATAGTGGAATGTTCCTTTTGCTTTCATCTACATTTAGGGCTAAATTATATCATTTGTGCAGAAACCTGAGTAGAGGCAGGGTGGAGTCCATCTGCCCCACAGGGAACATGGCGGCGGACAGGCCCTCAGTGGGCTCAAAAGTGCACAGGAGATGTGAACAAATAGACCCATCATTTAGATGCAGCCTCATCTTTCTAATAAACGTTTCCAGTTCTAATTAATATTTTACCATAGATATCTTAGGTGAAATGGACTTTTATTCCCTGGACATTGCTTCAGTCACAGTTATTTTTGTCTCCCTTCTAGTTGTATGCCCATTCCTCATTCCCCTTCTTAAGAAGATGAATGTGAATTTTTTCTCCAAAGATGCCTTAAAATTCTTCACAACGTCGATCACCAAAATAAAGGAGGAACGTGAAAAAGACGCCAAAGGGGTAAGCAGGACTTTCCCAGTCATGATGCCAGAGAACATTCTCTATTCAGTTAGGCCAAGTGCAAAACACTTACTTGCTTGAGTTAGAGTCTAGCAAAGGACCATAATAGCGTGTGTGCATCAGTGATCTCAGCCTATATCAGGGTAAAAACCAAGCAAACTAGATTGCAGTTTGGGCCTGCAGATTATGATTTACAGAAAACGACCTTAAGGAGTAGACTTGGAGAGCTAGAGCAGACTGAGAGAGAGACCCCACTGAGCAAGCAGTAGAGCTATGCATCAATACACAGTGCAGTGTCATGGATATTGTGGTATTCAGGAGCACAGTCCCCAAAAGAATCAGTCTTCGCTCTCCAAAAATGACAGAATCACATTTATCTCCCTGCTAGACCTCCTCTCCCCAGAGTAATCCTGTTGTAAGGTAGCTACTTGTAAAAGTCACTTACTGAGATGTGATTATTACTTTCCCCTAAAATTGCACAGCTGTAGTAATGTGGGTGCTTTGCAAAGTGGACAAAAATAGTCTAGCTCTGCAGTCATCATTCCTTGCAACAGCAAGAGACCATGTCTGCTGTCTTTGCTGACGTCTCTTTGGGACTGGGCAGATGGAACCTTCCCAGAAGCGTAAGAGTTTCATGTTTTGACCTAATGTAACAAGAAAGGAATTTACATTCTTCTGGGTCCTCTCTGGCCACTCCTGGGGACTTAAAAATACAACATTTGTGTTCTGAGACCCATCTTTCTGAGCCTTCCCTAGGGGATCTCTCACCAGATCAGCTCTCCACTAAATGGTTACTTCTTTTCCCAGGGCCGAGTGGATTTCCTGCAGCTAATGATCGAATCCCAGAACTCAAATACTAGCCATGAAAGCAATGGAGTGACTCATACATATAAAGGTAACACCATAAAAATATCCATACTTGTGAGCGCCTTTGGGGGCTGCGGGAGTGAGGGGAATAGGAATAGGTGTCCTACTGGAGAGGAAATAAATAGTTCATCCCCCCATCTCCAGCTGGGGAGAGGACTCCTTGACTCACCTGGACTATACATAGATTTTTGTTCAGCATAGAGTTAGATGGGGATAAGTGATCACCACTTTTATGTAACACTTTTTCCACTAGTAGAATAGAAGACATGCATTCCAGGCCAACTCCTGCCATATAATCGTTAGCCTCAGCCAGTGAAAAATCTGGAGTTGGTACTTGACAAAAGGCCAGCTTTGCACCCCCCACCAGCTATTTGTTTGCATTGCATCACTATTCACAATTCATATAAAGAAAACTGCTGCAATTACAGCTTGGTTAGAAATATCCTCATTTCTCCTCAGGACGGGGTGATAGCAGGTGTCCTATGACATTTATGTAACCACAGAATACATGGGTTAGATAACCTAAAATGAACCACAGCAAACTTGGCAGGAACCCATGTTTGTGTGTTTGCTTTGTGTGTTCTGCATAAACCAATCAACAATGCCAGAGGTTACAAAGCAATCATTAGTCCCTGTTTAATTGTGCCATCATACCCCATCAGCCATGCCTAtgggataataataataattaaggctaagatatTGTCAGGaatacttttagtaaaagtcagggcaataaagaaaaatttatGGAAGCCCGTGACCAGTCcctgaattttactaaaaatattcctgACAAAATGAGGAGCCCAGCTGCAGAGTCCCCACACCGCCTGCAAAGATTGAGCAGCTATGGGGGCGGTTCAAGCTCTGGGGGCCCCCACAACCTGTGggggcttggagctccagggtccccctgctcagagctccaAGGTAACCCTGCCACCCACAGGGGCTGGGAGCTTTGAAGGACTCTTGGTGCCTGCAGCAGCATGGAACTCCAAGGGCTATGCTGCCCATggtggctcagagctccagggtacCCCTGCCACCTACAGTGGCTTGGAGCTCctggttcccctcccccatggcagccaggagctgggggcccccccactgcctgtggtgtctgggagctgtgggggaaccCCCACTGCCCGAGGCGGTTGGCACTTTGGCCCCGCTgcctggggtggctgggagctccgggAGGCCGCACTGCCTGTTtcagctgggagctgtgtgggggtCCCCGCTGCCCACAGCAGGTCAGAGTTCTGGGAGGGCCATGCTGTGTGCATCTTCTGGGAGCTGCCGGAGGCCAGGAGCTGCAGCCCCACCACCTGCATCAACCGGGAGCTGCAGCCCTGGTGCCCACTTCTGCCAGGAGCTGCGGGGATCCTGCTGCCCATATCCACCAGGAGCTGCAAAGGGTCCCACCGTCCGCAGCAACAGGGAGCTGCGGGTCCCTCTTGCCATAGCGGGCGGTGGGGGGACCCCACAGCTCCCGGCTGACAGGGCTGAATTCATGGAGGTcgctggaagtcacagattccattacttctgcaaccttcatgaaaaaattgtagccttaataataataaatcgtTGCCCATCTATACTTTTATAAAATTTACTATATACAAAGAATGCAGCCTATGTGCTGTAGTGTTTGGGTCTCAACTTTTCTACCTGTTTTCCTCTTTTCTCACAGGCCTGACTGATGCTGAGATCTTGGCACAAGCATTTATCTTCATTTTTGCTGGATATGAGCCCACCAGCAACTCCCTTTGCTACCTGGCTTACAAACTGGCCACCCACCCTGATGTGCAGCAAAAGCTGCAGGAGGAGATAGACTCTGTTTTACCAAACAAGGTAAGAGAACGTTGGCTGCTCAGTGATTGTATAGAGCCTCTTTAAAGCCAGTTT contains:
- the LOC116817552 gene encoding cytochrome P450 3A9-like, with the protein product MNLLPSFSIETWALLVALLFLLILYGIWPFGFFKKLGIPGPKPLPFFGTVLEYRKGFLVFDSTCYEKYGKIWGFYDGRQPVLAVTDPTIIKTVLVKECFTTFTNRRNIGLVGELELAVSIAEDEKWKRIRTVLSPTFTSGKLKEMFPIIKHYGEVLVRNVQKKAEKDEPVDVKDIFGAYSMDVVTSTSFGVNIDSMNNPKDPFVKEIKKLVKFNFFDPLFILIFVCPFLIPLLKKMNVNFFSKDALKFFTTSITKIKEEREKDAKGGRVDFLQLMIESQNSNTSHESNGVTHTYKGLTDAEILAQAFIFIFAGYEPTSNSLCYLAYKLATHPDVQQKLQEEIDSVLPNKAPLTYNALMQMEYLDMSVNEIFRLFPLGGRLERVCKKDVEINGLTIPKDTIVVIPPSVLHRIPEYWPEPEEFRPERFSKENKEMMDPYTYLPFGAGPRNCLGMRFALLSIKVAIASLLQNFTFRPCKETQIPLKLKSEGFITPEKPIVLKLVPRAYTSHPEE